A region of the Mycobacterium sp. NBC_00419 genome:
GTCGAACGAATTCGGCTGCACCAGTTGGTCGCCGGATCCGACGACGCCGTCGTCGATTACGCCGACATCCTGGGCCCCGGCATCGAACTGGTCGTCGACGCCGCCACCCGCATCGACACCGCCGCCCGCCAGGTTGAACTGTTCAGCGGCGCACCGCTGCCCTACGACTACCTGATCTACGCGGTCGGCAGCGGATCGGGCGGCCCGAAAGTGCCCGGAGCCGACGAATTCGCTTATCCCATCAGCGATCTCGAGGAGGCCAAGCGGCTGGCCGCCGCTCTGGACGAGGTGCACTACGGCGCCCCGGTCTGCGTGGTCGGGGCCGGGCCCACCGGTATCGAGACCGCCGCCGAACTCGCCGAGCAGGGCCGCACTGTCGCGCTGGTATGCGGGCCGGTGCTCGGCCCCTACCTGAGCACGCCCGGGCGCCGGTCGGTGACCAAGCGGCTGCGCAAGCTCGGCGTCGAGATCGTCGACGGGCCCGGCGCCACGGTCGGGGCCGTCGAGTCCGACGCGGTGGTGCTCGACGGCGGCAGGCGCCTGCCCAGTGCGGTGACGATCTGGACGGCTGGCTTCGGCGTCCCGGATCTGGCCACGCGGTCGGGTCTGCGCACCGACGCGATCGGCCGACTGCTCTCCGACGAGACGCTGACGAGCATCGACGACGCGCGGATCGTGGCCGCCGGCGACTGCGCCGCGCCCAGCGGTGAGCCGCTGCGGATGAGCTGCCAGGCCGCGCTGCCGCTGGGCGCCCAGGCCGCCAACACCGTGCTGGCCCGCATCGCCGGGGAGCCGCCGGCAGCGATCCGGCAGGCGTTCACCGGGCAGTGCATCAGCCTGGGACGCGGCGCGGGCACCATCCAGATCGCCCGCCCCGACGACACCGCACTGCCGCTGTACATCGGTGGCTGGACCGCTGCGAAGATCAAGGAAGCGATCTGCAACGCCACCGTCAGTGGGCTGCGCCGGGAGGCCCGCAAGCCCGGGTCCTACGTCTGGATCAAGGGTGGCGGGCGGACGGCCGCCGAAGCCGCGCCGGTTCGATGAGCACCGCCGACGAGCACGCCGAGCGGTTCACGGTACTGCGGCCGCTGCTGTTCACCATCGCCTACGAGATCCTGGGTTCGGCGACCGAGGCCGACGACGTGCTGCAGGACGGCTACCTGCGCTGGGCCGGCGTGGATCTGGCCGAGGTGCGCGACACCAAGGCCTATCTGGCCCAGCTGGTCACCCGGCAGGCCCTGAACACGCTGCGCAGCCAGGCCCGCAGGCGTGAGGACTATGTGGGGCCGTGGCTGCCCGAGCCGCTGCTGCTCGACGACACCGATGCGTCCTCGGACGTGGTGCTCGCCGAGTCGGTGTCGATGGCGATGCTGGTGGTGCTCGAGACACTGAGCCCCGACGAGCGCGCGGTGTTCGTGCTGCGCGAGGTGTTCGGCTTCAGCCACGACGACATCGCTTCTGCGGTAGGCAAATCCACGGCTGCAGTACGCCAGATGGCGCACCGCGCCCGCGAGCACGTGCACTCCCGGCGCAAGCGCTTCGAGCCCGTCGACTCCGGAAAGTCCGAGCAGATCACCACCGCGTTCCTGGTCGCGGCTGCCACCGGCGATCTCGACGGACTCATCGCGATGCTGGCCCCGGATGTGGTGTTCACCTCCGACAGCGACGGCAAGGTCAGTGCGGCACGGCGGCCGGTGCTGGGCGCCGAGAAGGTCGCCAGGCTGCTGATCGGCCTGATGAGCCGAGCCGGGTCGGAGTACCGGGTGCAGATCGCGTCGTACAACAGCGCGCCGGCGGCGATCGTCTACTACAACGACCGCCCGGACAGTGTGTTCATGATCGAGGTGATCGACGGCAAGATCACCAACTTCTACGCGATGCGCAACCCGGAGAAGTTGGCATCAGTGACCGTCCCCCGCGAGATCAGCCGGTAGCCGCGCGACTTTGCGTCTGATCGGCGGAGCCGTCAGTCTTAGGCGATGCGCATCGAGCGGCTCGGCGACATCGGCACCGCCGCCGACGTGCTGCGCGCACTGGCCACCGCCGCCGCCCGCCGCGGACTGCCACCGCCCGCGGCGTTCACCGGTGACTGGTTCGGCGCCGCGGCGGTGATCGCGCCGAGCGTGGCGATACTGCCGGTCGATCCGGCCGACG
Encoded here:
- a CDS encoding NAD(P)/FAD-dependent oxidoreductase, with product MTENNAQPDAHQNTRVVVIGGGYAGVIAANRLRQRPGIDIALVNPRPEFVERIRLHQLVAGSDDAVVDYADILGPGIELVVDAATRIDTAARQVELFSGAPLPYDYLIYAVGSGSGGPKVPGADEFAYPISDLEEAKRLAAALDEVHYGAPVCVVGAGPTGIETAAELAEQGRTVALVCGPVLGPYLSTPGRRSVTKRLRKLGVEIVDGPGATVGAVESDAVVLDGGRRLPSAVTIWTAGFGVPDLATRSGLRTDAIGRLLSDETLTSIDDARIVAAGDCAAPSGEPLRMSCQAALPLGAQAANTVLARIAGEPPAAIRQAFTGQCISLGRGAGTIQIARPDDTALPLYIGGWTAAKIKEAICNATVSGLRREARKPGSYVWIKGGGRTAAEAAPVR
- a CDS encoding RNA polymerase sigma-70 factor codes for the protein MSTADEHAERFTVLRPLLFTIAYEILGSATEADDVLQDGYLRWAGVDLAEVRDTKAYLAQLVTRQALNTLRSQARRREDYVGPWLPEPLLLDDTDASSDVVLAESVSMAMLVVLETLSPDERAVFVLREVFGFSHDDIASAVGKSTAAVRQMAHRAREHVHSRRKRFEPVDSGKSEQITTAFLVAAATGDLDGLIAMLAPDVVFTSDSDGKVSAARRPVLGAEKVARLLIGLMSRAGSEYRVQIASYNSAPAAIVYYNDRPDSVFMIEVIDGKITNFYAMRNPEKLASVTVPREISR